One genomic segment of Parus major isolate Abel chromosome 23, Parus_major1.1, whole genome shotgun sequence includes these proteins:
- the LSM10 gene encoding U7 snRNA-associated Sm-like protein LSm10 isoform X2, with protein sequence MCSGQRSGAAPCAGVGPWEGTGPCELQWVGGCPQPQGIPCPATAAMEVSHSVKERTIAENSLVILLQGLCGRVTTVELRDESAAMGCITSVDAFMNVRLAKVTFTDRQGAVSHLDELFVTGRNIRYVHIPDEVDIRATIEEQLQAIHRVRCFGGRNKGRREFPCAKHRDLGLCGSPHWCLQRSRTVFCSE encoded by the exons ATGTGTTCAGGGCAGCGTTCAG GGGCTGCTCCATGTGCAGGGGTTGGCCCATGGGAAGGGACTGGTCCCTGTGAGCTGCAGTGGGTGGgtgggtgtccccagccccagggcatACCCTGTCCCGCCACAGCTGCCATGGAGGTGAGCCATTCGGTGAAGGAGCGCACCATCGCCGAGAACAGCCTGGTGATCCTGCTGCAGGGCCTGTGTGGCCGCGTCACCACCGTGGAGCTGCGTGATGAGAGCGCGGCCATGGGGTGCATCACTAGTGTGGATGCCTTCATGAACGTGCGCCTGGCCAAGGTGACCTTCACGGACAGGCAGGGTGCTGTGTCCCACCTGGATGAGCTCTTTGTGACCGGCAGGAACATCCGCTATGTGCACATCCCTGATGAGGTGGACATCCGGGCCACCattgaggagcagctgcaggccATCCACAGGGTGCGGTGCTTCGGGGGCCGCAACAAGGGCCGCAGGGAGTTCCCTTGTGCCAAGCACAG GGACTTGGGGCTCTGCGGTTCCCCCCATTGGtgcctgcagaggagcaggactgTTTTTTGTAGTGAATAA
- the LSM10 gene encoding U7 snRNA-associated Sm-like protein LSm10 isoform X1 — protein MCSGQRSGAASCADEHAGAAPCAGVGPWEGTGPCELQWVGGCPQPQGIPCPATAAMEVSHSVKERTIAENSLVILLQGLCGRVTTVELRDESAAMGCITSVDAFMNVRLAKVTFTDRQGAVSHLDELFVTGRNIRYVHIPDEVDIRATIEEQLQAIHRVRCFGGRNKGRREFPCAKHRDLGLCGSPHWCLQRSRTVFCSE, from the exons ATGTGTTCAGGGCAGCGTTCAGGGGCTGCTTCATGTGCAGATGAGCATGCAGGGGCTGCTCCATGTGCAGGGGTTGGCCCATGGGAAGGGACTGGTCCCTGTGAGCTGCAGTGGGTGGgtgggtgtccccagccccagggcatACCCTGTCCCGCCACAGCTGCCATGGAGGTGAGCCATTCGGTGAAGGAGCGCACCATCGCCGAGAACAGCCTGGTGATCCTGCTGCAGGGCCTGTGTGGCCGCGTCACCACCGTGGAGCTGCGTGATGAGAGCGCGGCCATGGGGTGCATCACTAGTGTGGATGCCTTCATGAACGTGCGCCTGGCCAAGGTGACCTTCACGGACAGGCAGGGTGCTGTGTCCCACCTGGATGAGCTCTTTGTGACCGGCAGGAACATCCGCTATGTGCACATCCCTGATGAGGTGGACATCCGGGCCACCattgaggagcagctgcaggccATCCACAGGGTGCGGTGCTTCGGGGGCCGCAACAAGGGCCGCAGGGAGTTCCCTTGTGCCAAGCACAG GGACTTGGGGCTCTGCGGTTCCCCCCATTGGtgcctgcagaggagcaggactgTTTTTTGTAGTGAATAA
- the OSCP1 gene encoding protein OSCP1 isoform X7 has protein sequence MSARTLPLLFLNLGGEMLYILDQRLRAQSIPGEKARKDEWTDVDRKRVMNDIITTMFNKKFMEELFKPQDLYSKKALRTVYDRLAHASIMRLNQASMDKLYDLMTMAFKYQVLLCPRPRDILLVTFNHLDAIKDFISDSPGILNQVDETFRQLIEVSIFLKDKVQNSNGRFVLPISGPVPWGTEVPGLIRIFNHKGVEVRRTEFTTDGNYVTPQREGSFELYGDRVLRLGTNMYSMTRPVETHMSGSSKNLASQAKTPCCFLQENIAPNPLAKEELNFLARLLGDLDIQKPTGGETGFRLNLFTTDEEEEHAAQTRPEELSYKVINIEATQEPGRRAELSRILGELEVAEPRPASAEKGEDLLALMDGL, from the exons ATGAATGGACAGATGTGGACAGGAAACGAG TTATGAACGACATCATCACCACCATGTTCAACAAAAAATTCATGGAGGAGCTGTTCAAGCCCCAGGATCTGTATTCCAAGAAAGCCCTGCGCACCGTGTATGACCGGCTGGCTCATGCCTCCATCATGAGACTGAACCAGGCCAGCATGGACAAG CTCTACGACCTCATGACTATGGCCTTCAAATACcaagtgctgctgtgccctCGGCCCAGGGACATTCTGCTGGTCACATTCAACCACCTGGATGCCATCAAGGATTTCATCTCCGACTCCCCTGGCATTCTAAACCAGGTGGATGAGACCTTCCGGCAGCTGATTGAG GTCTCCATCTTCCTGAAGGATAAAGTGCAAAACTCAAACGGTCGCTTCGTGCTGCCAATCTCGGGGCCTGTCCCGTGGGGCACAGAGGTGCCAGGGCTCATCAG GATATTCAATCACAAAGGAGTGGAAGTTAGAAGGACTGAGTTCACCACTGATGGGAATTACGTTACTCCACAAAGGGAAGGATCTTTTGAGCTTTATGGAGACAGAGTCCTCAGACTTGGAACAAATAT GTACAGCATGACCCGGCCAGTGGAGACACACATGTCAGGATCATCCAAAAACCTGGCATCCCAGGCAAAG ACCCCCTGTTGTTTCCTGCAGGAGAACATAGCCCCCAACCCTCTTGCTAAAGAAGAGCTGAACTTTCTGGCCCGGTTGCTGGGAGATTTGGACATCCAGAAACCCACTGGTGGTGAGACAGGATTTCGGCTGAACTTGTTCACAACTGATGAGGAGGAAGA ACACGCTGCACAGACCAGACCAGAGGAGTTGTCTTACAAGGTTATCAACATTGAAGCCACACAG GAGCCGGGGCGGCGGGCGGAGCTCTCCCGCATCCTGGGCGAGCTGGAGGTGGCGGAGCCGCGCCCGGCCAGCGCCGAGAAGGGCGAGGACCTGCTGGCACTGATGGACGGGCTCTGA
- the OSCP1 gene encoding protein OSCP1 isoform X1: MSARTLPLLFLNLGGEMLYILDQRLRAQSIPGEKARKDEWTDVDRKRVMNDIITTMFNKKFMEELFKPQDLYSKKALRTVYDRLAHASIMRLNQASMDKLYDLMTMAFKYQVLLCPRPRDILLVTFNHLDAIKDFISDSPGILNQVDETFRQLIETYSCLSDGEFQLIRQTLLIFFQDMHIRVSIFLKDKVQNSNGRFVLPISGPVPWGTEVPGLIRIFNHKGVEVRRTEFTTDGNYVTPQREGSFELYGDRVLRLGTNMYSMTRPVETHMSGSSKNLASQAKTPCCFLQENIAPNPLAKEELNFLARLLGDLDIQKPTGGETGFRLNLFTTDEEEEHAAQTRPEELSYKVINIEATQEPGRRAELSRILGELEVAEPRPASAEKGEDLLALMDGL; this comes from the exons ATGAATGGACAGATGTGGACAGGAAACGAG TTATGAACGACATCATCACCACCATGTTCAACAAAAAATTCATGGAGGAGCTGTTCAAGCCCCAGGATCTGTATTCCAAGAAAGCCCTGCGCACCGTGTATGACCGGCTGGCTCATGCCTCCATCATGAGACTGAACCAGGCCAGCATGGACAAG CTCTACGACCTCATGACTATGGCCTTCAAATACcaagtgctgctgtgccctCGGCCCAGGGACATTCTGCTGGTCACATTCAACCACCTGGATGCCATCAAGGATTTCATCTCCGACTCCCCTGGCATTCTAAACCAGGTGGATGAGACCTTCCGGCAGCTGATTGAG accTACAGCTGTCTCTCTGATGGCGAATTCCAGCTCATCAGGCAAacacttctcattttcttccaagaTATGCACATCAGG GTCTCCATCTTCCTGAAGGATAAAGTGCAAAACTCAAACGGTCGCTTCGTGCTGCCAATCTCGGGGCCTGTCCCGTGGGGCACAGAGGTGCCAGGGCTCATCAG GATATTCAATCACAAAGGAGTGGAAGTTAGAAGGACTGAGTTCACCACTGATGGGAATTACGTTACTCCACAAAGGGAAGGATCTTTTGAGCTTTATGGAGACAGAGTCCTCAGACTTGGAACAAATAT GTACAGCATGACCCGGCCAGTGGAGACACACATGTCAGGATCATCCAAAAACCTGGCATCCCAGGCAAAG ACCCCCTGTTGTTTCCTGCAGGAGAACATAGCCCCCAACCCTCTTGCTAAAGAAGAGCTGAACTTTCTGGCCCGGTTGCTGGGAGATTTGGACATCCAGAAACCCACTGGTGGTGAGACAGGATTTCGGCTGAACTTGTTCACAACTGATGAGGAGGAAGA ACACGCTGCACAGACCAGACCAGAGGAGTTGTCTTACAAGGTTATCAACATTGAAGCCACACAG GAGCCGGGGCGGCGGGCGGAGCTCTCCCGCATCCTGGGCGAGCTGGAGGTGGCGGAGCCGCGCCCGGCCAGCGCCGAGAAGGGCGAGGACCTGCTGGCACTGATGGACGGGCTCTGA
- the OSCP1 gene encoding protein OSCP1 isoform X3, translating into MSARTLPLLFLNLGGEMLYILDQRLRAQSIPGEKARKVMNDIITTMFNKKFMEELFKPQDLYSKKALRTVYDRLAHASIMRLNQASMDKLYDLMTMAFKYQVLLCPRPRDILLVTFNHLDAIKDFISDSPGILNQVDETFRQLIETYSCLSDGEFQLIRQTLLIFFQDMHIRVSIFLKDKVQNSNGRFVLPISGPVPWGTEVPGLIRIFNHKGVEVRRTEFTTDGNYVTPQREGSFELYGDRVLRLGTNMYSMTRPVETHMSGSSKNLASQAKTPCCFLQENIAPNPLAKEELNFLARLLGDLDIQKPTGGETGFRLNLFTTDEEEEHAAQTRPEELSYKVINIEATQEPGRRAELSRILGELEVAEPRPASAEKGEDLLALMDGL; encoded by the exons TTATGAACGACATCATCACCACCATGTTCAACAAAAAATTCATGGAGGAGCTGTTCAAGCCCCAGGATCTGTATTCCAAGAAAGCCCTGCGCACCGTGTATGACCGGCTGGCTCATGCCTCCATCATGAGACTGAACCAGGCCAGCATGGACAAG CTCTACGACCTCATGACTATGGCCTTCAAATACcaagtgctgctgtgccctCGGCCCAGGGACATTCTGCTGGTCACATTCAACCACCTGGATGCCATCAAGGATTTCATCTCCGACTCCCCTGGCATTCTAAACCAGGTGGATGAGACCTTCCGGCAGCTGATTGAG accTACAGCTGTCTCTCTGATGGCGAATTCCAGCTCATCAGGCAAacacttctcattttcttccaagaTATGCACATCAGG GTCTCCATCTTCCTGAAGGATAAAGTGCAAAACTCAAACGGTCGCTTCGTGCTGCCAATCTCGGGGCCTGTCCCGTGGGGCACAGAGGTGCCAGGGCTCATCAG GATATTCAATCACAAAGGAGTGGAAGTTAGAAGGACTGAGTTCACCACTGATGGGAATTACGTTACTCCACAAAGGGAAGGATCTTTTGAGCTTTATGGAGACAGAGTCCTCAGACTTGGAACAAATAT GTACAGCATGACCCGGCCAGTGGAGACACACATGTCAGGATCATCCAAAAACCTGGCATCCCAGGCAAAG ACCCCCTGTTGTTTCCTGCAGGAGAACATAGCCCCCAACCCTCTTGCTAAAGAAGAGCTGAACTTTCTGGCCCGGTTGCTGGGAGATTTGGACATCCAGAAACCCACTGGTGGTGAGACAGGATTTCGGCTGAACTTGTTCACAACTGATGAGGAGGAAGA ACACGCTGCACAGACCAGACCAGAGGAGTTGTCTTACAAGGTTATCAACATTGAAGCCACACAG GAGCCGGGGCGGCGGGCGGAGCTCTCCCGCATCCTGGGCGAGCTGGAGGTGGCGGAGCCGCGCCCGGCCAGCGCCGAGAAGGGCGAGGACCTGCTGGCACTGATGGACGGGCTCTGA
- the OSCP1 gene encoding protein OSCP1 isoform X4 translates to MSARTLPLLFLNLGGEMLYILDQRLRAQSIPGEKARKVMNDIITTMFNKKFMEELFKPQDLYSKKALRTVYDRLAHASIMRLNQASMDKLYDLMTMAFKYQVLLCPRPRDILLVTFNHLDAIKDFISDSPGILNQVDETFRQLIETYSCLSDGEFQLIRQTLLIFFQDMHIRVSIFLKDKVQNSNGRFVLPISGPVPWGTEVPGLIRIFNHKGVEVRRTEFTTDGNYVTPQREGSFELYGDRVLRLGTNMYSMTRPVETHMSGSSKNLASQAKENIAPNPLAKEELNFLARLLGDLDIQKPTGGETGFRLNLFTTDEEEEHAAQTRPEELSYKVINIEATQEPGRRAELSRILGELEVAEPRPASAEKGEDLLALMDGL, encoded by the exons TTATGAACGACATCATCACCACCATGTTCAACAAAAAATTCATGGAGGAGCTGTTCAAGCCCCAGGATCTGTATTCCAAGAAAGCCCTGCGCACCGTGTATGACCGGCTGGCTCATGCCTCCATCATGAGACTGAACCAGGCCAGCATGGACAAG CTCTACGACCTCATGACTATGGCCTTCAAATACcaagtgctgctgtgccctCGGCCCAGGGACATTCTGCTGGTCACATTCAACCACCTGGATGCCATCAAGGATTTCATCTCCGACTCCCCTGGCATTCTAAACCAGGTGGATGAGACCTTCCGGCAGCTGATTGAG accTACAGCTGTCTCTCTGATGGCGAATTCCAGCTCATCAGGCAAacacttctcattttcttccaagaTATGCACATCAGG GTCTCCATCTTCCTGAAGGATAAAGTGCAAAACTCAAACGGTCGCTTCGTGCTGCCAATCTCGGGGCCTGTCCCGTGGGGCACAGAGGTGCCAGGGCTCATCAG GATATTCAATCACAAAGGAGTGGAAGTTAGAAGGACTGAGTTCACCACTGATGGGAATTACGTTACTCCACAAAGGGAAGGATCTTTTGAGCTTTATGGAGACAGAGTCCTCAGACTTGGAACAAATAT GTACAGCATGACCCGGCCAGTGGAGACACACATGTCAGGATCATCCAAAAACCTGGCATCCCAGGCAAAG GAGAACATAGCCCCCAACCCTCTTGCTAAAGAAGAGCTGAACTTTCTGGCCCGGTTGCTGGGAGATTTGGACATCCAGAAACCCACTGGTGGTGAGACAGGATTTCGGCTGAACTTGTTCACAACTGATGAGGAGGAAGA ACACGCTGCACAGACCAGACCAGAGGAGTTGTCTTACAAGGTTATCAACATTGAAGCCACACAG GAGCCGGGGCGGCGGGCGGAGCTCTCCCGCATCCTGGGCGAGCTGGAGGTGGCGGAGCCGCGCCCGGCCAGCGCCGAGAAGGGCGAGGACCTGCTGGCACTGATGGACGGGCTCTGA
- the OSCP1 gene encoding protein OSCP1 isoform X2 — protein sequence MSARTLPLLFLNLGGEMLYILDQRLRAQSIPGEKARKDEWTDVDRKRVMNDIITTMFNKKFMEELFKPQDLYSKKALRTVYDRLAHASIMRLNQASMDKLYDLMTMAFKYQVLLCPRPRDILLVTFNHLDAIKDFISDSPGILNQVDETFRQLIETYSCLSDGEFQLIRQTLLIFFQDMHIRVSIFLKDKVQNSNGRFVLPISGPVPWGTEVPGLIRIFNHKGVEVRRTEFTTDGNYVTPQREGSFELYGDRVLRLGTNMYSMTRPVETHMSGSSKNLASQAKENIAPNPLAKEELNFLARLLGDLDIQKPTGGETGFRLNLFTTDEEEEHAAQTRPEELSYKVINIEATQEPGRRAELSRILGELEVAEPRPASAEKGEDLLALMDGL from the exons ATGAATGGACAGATGTGGACAGGAAACGAG TTATGAACGACATCATCACCACCATGTTCAACAAAAAATTCATGGAGGAGCTGTTCAAGCCCCAGGATCTGTATTCCAAGAAAGCCCTGCGCACCGTGTATGACCGGCTGGCTCATGCCTCCATCATGAGACTGAACCAGGCCAGCATGGACAAG CTCTACGACCTCATGACTATGGCCTTCAAATACcaagtgctgctgtgccctCGGCCCAGGGACATTCTGCTGGTCACATTCAACCACCTGGATGCCATCAAGGATTTCATCTCCGACTCCCCTGGCATTCTAAACCAGGTGGATGAGACCTTCCGGCAGCTGATTGAG accTACAGCTGTCTCTCTGATGGCGAATTCCAGCTCATCAGGCAAacacttctcattttcttccaagaTATGCACATCAGG GTCTCCATCTTCCTGAAGGATAAAGTGCAAAACTCAAACGGTCGCTTCGTGCTGCCAATCTCGGGGCCTGTCCCGTGGGGCACAGAGGTGCCAGGGCTCATCAG GATATTCAATCACAAAGGAGTGGAAGTTAGAAGGACTGAGTTCACCACTGATGGGAATTACGTTACTCCACAAAGGGAAGGATCTTTTGAGCTTTATGGAGACAGAGTCCTCAGACTTGGAACAAATAT GTACAGCATGACCCGGCCAGTGGAGACACACATGTCAGGATCATCCAAAAACCTGGCATCCCAGGCAAAG GAGAACATAGCCCCCAACCCTCTTGCTAAAGAAGAGCTGAACTTTCTGGCCCGGTTGCTGGGAGATTTGGACATCCAGAAACCCACTGGTGGTGAGACAGGATTTCGGCTGAACTTGTTCACAACTGATGAGGAGGAAGA ACACGCTGCACAGACCAGACCAGAGGAGTTGTCTTACAAGGTTATCAACATTGAAGCCACACAG GAGCCGGGGCGGCGGGCGGAGCTCTCCCGCATCCTGGGCGAGCTGGAGGTGGCGGAGCCGCGCCCGGCCAGCGCCGAGAAGGGCGAGGACCTGCTGGCACTGATGGACGGGCTCTGA
- the OSCP1 gene encoding protein OSCP1 isoform X6, producing the protein MSARTLPLLFLNLGGEMLYILDQRLRAQSIPGEKARKDEWTDVDRKRVMNDIITTMFNKKFMEELFKPQDLYSKKALRTVYDRLAHASIMRLNQASMDKLYDLMTMAFKYQVLLCPRPRDILLVTFNHLDAIKDFISDSPGILNQVDETFRQLIETYSCLSDGEFQLIRQTLLIFFQDMHIRVSIFLKDKVQNSNGRFVLPISGPVPWGTEVPGLIRIFNHKGVEVRRTEFTTDGNYVTPQREGSFELYGDRVLRLGTNMYSMTRPVETHMSGSSKNLASQAKTPCCFLQENIAPNPLAKEELNFLARLLGDLDIQKPTGDTLHRPDQRSCLTRLSTLKPHRSRGGGRSSPASWASWRWRSRARPAPRRARTCWH; encoded by the exons ATGAATGGACAGATGTGGACAGGAAACGAG TTATGAACGACATCATCACCACCATGTTCAACAAAAAATTCATGGAGGAGCTGTTCAAGCCCCAGGATCTGTATTCCAAGAAAGCCCTGCGCACCGTGTATGACCGGCTGGCTCATGCCTCCATCATGAGACTGAACCAGGCCAGCATGGACAAG CTCTACGACCTCATGACTATGGCCTTCAAATACcaagtgctgctgtgccctCGGCCCAGGGACATTCTGCTGGTCACATTCAACCACCTGGATGCCATCAAGGATTTCATCTCCGACTCCCCTGGCATTCTAAACCAGGTGGATGAGACCTTCCGGCAGCTGATTGAG accTACAGCTGTCTCTCTGATGGCGAATTCCAGCTCATCAGGCAAacacttctcattttcttccaagaTATGCACATCAGG GTCTCCATCTTCCTGAAGGATAAAGTGCAAAACTCAAACGGTCGCTTCGTGCTGCCAATCTCGGGGCCTGTCCCGTGGGGCACAGAGGTGCCAGGGCTCATCAG GATATTCAATCACAAAGGAGTGGAAGTTAGAAGGACTGAGTTCACCACTGATGGGAATTACGTTACTCCACAAAGGGAAGGATCTTTTGAGCTTTATGGAGACAGAGTCCTCAGACTTGGAACAAATAT GTACAGCATGACCCGGCCAGTGGAGACACACATGTCAGGATCATCCAAAAACCTGGCATCCCAGGCAAAG ACCCCCTGTTGTTTCCTGCAGGAGAACATAGCCCCCAACCCTCTTGCTAAAGAAGAGCTGAACTTTCTGGCCCGGTTGCTGGGAGATTTGGACATCCAGAAACCCACTGGTG ACACGCTGCACAGACCAGACCAGAGGAGTTGTCTTACAAGGTTATCAACATTGAAGCCACACAG GAGCCGGGGCGGCGGGCGGAGCTCTCCCGCATCCTGGGCGAGCTGGAGGTGGCGGAGCCGCGCCCGGCCAGCGCCGAGAAGGGCGAGGACCTGCTGGCACTGA
- the OSCP1 gene encoding protein OSCP1 isoform X5, whose product MSARTLPLLFLNLGGEMLYILDQRLRAQSIPGEKARKDEWTDVDRKRVMNDIITTMFNKKFMEELFKPQDLYSKKALRTVYDRLAHASIMRLNQASMDKLYDLMTMAFKYQVLLCPRPRDILLVTFNHLDAIKDFISDSPGILNQVDETFRQLIETYSCLSDGEFQLIRQTLLIFFQDMHIRVSIFLKDKVQNSNGRFVLPISGPVPWGTEVPGLIRIFNHKGVEVRRTEFTTDGNYVTPQREGSFELYGDRVLRLGTNMYSMTRPVETHMSGSSKNLASQAKSVPGTTGKCVYIPLKDVYGISEIYEGHTWNTKAPCSPSLSDTLHRPDQRSCLTRLSTLKPHRSRGGGRSSPASWASWRWRSRARPAPRRARTCWH is encoded by the exons ATGAATGGACAGATGTGGACAGGAAACGAG TTATGAACGACATCATCACCACCATGTTCAACAAAAAATTCATGGAGGAGCTGTTCAAGCCCCAGGATCTGTATTCCAAGAAAGCCCTGCGCACCGTGTATGACCGGCTGGCTCATGCCTCCATCATGAGACTGAACCAGGCCAGCATGGACAAG CTCTACGACCTCATGACTATGGCCTTCAAATACcaagtgctgctgtgccctCGGCCCAGGGACATTCTGCTGGTCACATTCAACCACCTGGATGCCATCAAGGATTTCATCTCCGACTCCCCTGGCATTCTAAACCAGGTGGATGAGACCTTCCGGCAGCTGATTGAG accTACAGCTGTCTCTCTGATGGCGAATTCCAGCTCATCAGGCAAacacttctcattttcttccaagaTATGCACATCAGG GTCTCCATCTTCCTGAAGGATAAAGTGCAAAACTCAAACGGTCGCTTCGTGCTGCCAATCTCGGGGCCTGTCCCGTGGGGCACAGAGGTGCCAGGGCTCATCAG GATATTCAATCACAAAGGAGTGGAAGTTAGAAGGACTGAGTTCACCACTGATGGGAATTACGTTACTCCACAAAGGGAAGGATCTTTTGAGCTTTATGGAGACAGAGTCCTCAGACTTGGAACAAATAT GTACAGCATGACCCGGCCAGTGGAGACACACATGTCAGGATCATCCAAAAACCTGGCATCCCAGGCAAAG TCTGTCCCAGGAACAACAGGGAAATGTGTCTATATCCCTCTGAAGGACGTGTATGGAATATCAGAAATATATGAAGGACATACATGGAATACCAAAGCTCCTTGCAGCCCCAGTCTTTCAG ACACGCTGCACAGACCAGACCAGAGGAGTTGTCTTACAAGGTTATCAACATTGAAGCCACACAG GAGCCGGGGCGGCGGGCGGAGCTCTCCCGCATCCTGGGCGAGCTGGAGGTGGCGGAGCCGCGCCCGGCCAGCGCCGAGAAGGGCGAGGACCTGCTGGCACTGA